A window of Armatimonadota bacterium contains these coding sequences:
- a CDS encoding ABC transporter ATP-binding protein, which translates to MSEALLRISNLQAGYGAVRVLWDVNLEVRSGEIVTLVGANGAGKTTLLRTISGIVRAAEGRIVFAGRRIDGKAVAEIVRLGISHVPEGRHVFWGLSVEDNLVLGAAMLPSAWARRGASLHLVYELFPRLRERSRQPAGTLSGGEQQMLAIGRALMAQPALLLVDEPSLGLAPVVVQQLFRTLREVNRQGLTVLLVEQDVRRSLRMSHRAYVLENGRITLTGPGPELLDDPHVRRAYLAT; encoded by the coding sequence ATGAGCGAAGCGCTGTTGCGCATCTCCAACCTCCAGGCCGGCTACGGAGCCGTGCGCGTCCTGTGGGACGTGAACCTGGAAGTGCGGTCGGGCGAGATCGTGACGCTGGTTGGAGCGAACGGCGCGGGTAAGACGACGCTGCTGCGAACGATCTCGGGGATCGTGCGGGCGGCGGAGGGTCGGATCGTCTTCGCGGGCCGCAGGATCGATGGGAAGGCGGTTGCGGAAATCGTACGGCTGGGGATCTCGCACGTGCCGGAGGGCCGGCATGTCTTCTGGGGGCTGTCGGTCGAGGACAACCTGGTGTTGGGGGCGGCGATGCTGCCGTCGGCCTGGGCACGCCGCGGCGCCTCGCTGCACTTGGTCTACGAACTGTTCCCGCGGCTGCGCGAGCGATCGCGGCAGCCCGCGGGTACGCTGTCGGGCGGCGAGCAGCAGATGTTGGCGATCGGCCGCGCCCTGATGGCCCAGCCGGCGCTGCTGCTCGTCGACGAGCCGTCCTTGGGGCTGGCACCGGTCGTCGTCCAGCAGCTGTTCCGCACGCTGCGAGAGGTCAACCGGCAGGGCCTGACTGTCCTGCTCGTCGAGCAGGACGTCCGCCGCAGCCTGCGCATGTCCCACCGCGCGTACGTGCTCGAGAACGGCCGGATCACCCTCACCGGCCCGGGCCCCGAACTCCTCGACGACCCCCACGTCCGCCGCGCATACCTCGCGACGTGA
- a CDS encoding 4a-hydroxytetrahydrobiopterin dehydratase has product MKCSACRGGEPTLTDDEIAQLHPQVPDWQVVERDGIRRLERVFRFKDFAEAMAFTHRVAEIAEAEGHHPAILTEWGRVTVTWWTHKIRGLHRNDFIMAAKTDEVYRSSS; this is encoded by the coding sequence ATGAAATGCAGCGCCTGCCGCGGCGGCGAGCCGACTCTCACAGACGACGAGATCGCCCAACTGCATCCGCAGGTTCCGGACTGGCAGGTCGTCGAACGCGACGGCATCCGGCGGCTGGAGCGCGTCTTCCGGTTCAAAGACTTCGCGGAGGCGATGGCCTTCACCCACCGCGTCGCCGAGATCGCGGAAGCCGAGGGCCACCACCCCGCGATCCTCACCGAGTGGGGGCGCGTCACCGTCACCTGGTGGACCCACAAGATCCGGGGCCTGCACCGCAACGACTTCATCATGGCCGCCAAGACCGACGAGGTCTACCGCAGCTCGTCGTGA
- a CDS encoding DUF5678 domain-containing protein — translation MTTEVSAMGKGATLYLRGMPESLVREAKAVAARRGITLAELVREALSAVVGEGTEAEDERGLEDSARWYRANRGRLLRRYRDQYVAIDGRRVIDHDFDFDALARRVFARLGNRAVFMPKVTAAERVARLPSPMVVRE, via the coding sequence TTGACGACAGAGGTGAGCGCAATGGGAAAGGGCGCGACGCTGTACCTGCGAGGGATGCCCGAGTCCCTGGTCCGCGAGGCGAAGGCGGTGGCGGCGCGCCGCGGGATCACGCTGGCCGAACTCGTCCGCGAGGCCTTGTCCGCGGTCGTCGGCGAGGGGACCGAGGCCGAAGACGAACGAGGTCTTGAGGACAGCGCGCGGTGGTACCGTGCCAACCGCGGCAGGCTGCTGCGGCGCTACCGGGACCAGTACGTCGCGATCGACGGCAGGAGGGTCATCGACCACGACTTCGACTTCGACGCGCTGGCGCGGCGGGTCTTCGCGCGCCTGGGCAACCGAGCGGTGTTCATGCCGAAGGTCACCGCGGCCGAGCGCGTGGCGCGGCTGCCTTCTCCGATGGTTGTGCGCGAATGA
- a CDS encoding DNA adenine methylase, whose amino-acid sequence MIKYIGSKRVLLPRLLRVVEALPDVQTVADLFSGTARVAHALKRRGYRVVANDHLCYAHVLARCYVQADARRVLPHARAVIAELRTVRPQAGYFTETFCVRSRYFHPKNGERIDAIRERIAEMCLEPDVEAVALASLMEAADRVDSTTGVQMAYLKTWAPRALRDLELRVPEVLPGYGAALRMDAVEAAKVVEADLVYLDPPYNQHSYLGNYHVWETLVRWDNPPVYGVACKRVDCRDYDSAFNSKRRIHDALRRIVTSVRASYLLVSFNNEGFVTKEQMADLLGERGYVATVEVDFKRYVGAQIGVYNPRGEKVGRPGPLRNTEYLFLVGPDAAVVQRAVAASAGSIRPQTRSARSAALAYRGSATARPTAGGPRRADCSGPVRAASRGRR is encoded by the coding sequence TTGATCAAGTACATCGGTTCGAAGCGCGTCCTCCTCCCCCGCCTCCTGCGGGTGGTGGAGGCACTGCCGGACGTGCAGACGGTCGCCGACCTGTTCTCGGGGACCGCGCGCGTGGCCCACGCGCTCAAGCGTCGCGGCTACCGGGTGGTGGCCAACGACCACCTCTGCTACGCGCACGTCCTGGCGCGCTGCTATGTCCAGGCCGACGCCCGCCGGGTCCTGCCCCACGCGCGCGCGGTGATCGCGGAACTGCGCACCGTCAGGCCGCAGGCCGGCTACTTCACCGAGACGTTCTGCGTCCGCTCGCGCTACTTCCACCCCAAGAACGGGGAGCGGATCGACGCGATCCGGGAACGCATCGCCGAGATGTGCCTGGAGCCGGACGTGGAGGCCGTGGCGCTGGCGTCGCTGATGGAGGCGGCCGACCGCGTCGATTCGACCACCGGCGTTCAGATGGCCTACCTGAAGACCTGGGCGCCGCGCGCGCTGAGGGATCTGGAGTTGCGCGTGCCGGAGGTGCTGCCGGGGTACGGGGCCGCGCTTCGGATGGACGCGGTCGAGGCGGCCAAGGTCGTGGAGGCGGATTTGGTGTACCTCGATCCGCCGTACAATCAGCACAGCTACTTGGGCAACTACCACGTCTGGGAGACGCTGGTGCGCTGGGACAACCCTCCCGTGTACGGGGTCGCGTGCAAGCGGGTGGACTGCCGCGACTACGACAGCGCCTTCAACTCCAAGCGCCGCATTCACGACGCACTGCGCCGGATCGTGACGTCGGTACGGGCCAGCTACCTGCTGGTGTCGTTCAACAACGAGGGCTTCGTGACCAAAGAGCAGATGGCCGACCTGCTGGGCGAGCGCGGTTACGTCGCGACCGTTGAGGTGGACTTCAAACGCTACGTCGGCGCGCAGATCGGAGTCTACAACCCACGCGGCGAGAAGGTGGGCCGTCCAGGTCCCCTTCGGAACACGGAGTACCTGTTCTTGGTGGGTCCGGACGCGGCCGTCGTGCAGCGCGCGGTGGCCGCATCCGCCGGGAGCATCCGGCCCCAGACGCGCTCCGCACGGTCGGCAGCGCTCGCCTACCGTGGATCGGCGACGGCTCGGCCGACCGCCGGAGGACCCAGAAGGGCGGACTGCAGTGGACCGGTGCGAGCTGCCTCAAGAGGTCGTCGATGA
- a CDS encoding ankyrin repeat domain-containing protein has product MDRCELPQEVVDEFVRREHGDLDGVRQMVRAHPELVNACSSAGETPLRAAAHVGHKEIAAYLVSEGAELGICAAAMLGMDDFVRQAVEADPALANARGAHGIPILFHAAIGSDHELVRFLVERGSEVTLARAGGLTDDAPSPGLAPGLVDPVGPRDPPGAPTGPAVRDRARARGARR; this is encoded by the coding sequence GTGGACCGGTGCGAGCTGCCTCAAGAGGTCGTCGATGAGTTCGTCCGCAGGGAGCACGGCGACCTGGACGGCGTGCGGCAGATGGTGCGGGCGCACCCGGAACTGGTGAACGCTTGCTCGAGCGCGGGCGAAACGCCCCTGAGGGCGGCCGCCCACGTCGGACACAAGGAGATCGCCGCGTACCTGGTGTCTGAGGGGGCGGAGTTGGGAATCTGCGCCGCGGCGATGCTGGGCATGGACGACTTCGTTCGCCAAGCCGTCGAAGCCGACCCCGCGCTCGCCAACGCGCGCGGCGCCCACGGCATCCCGATCCTGTTCCACGCCGCGATCGGCAGCGACCACGAACTGGTACGGTTCCTCGTCGAGCGGGGCTCGGAGGTGACCCTGGCGAGGGCCGGCGGGCTTACCGACGACGCGCCTTCACCCGGACTGGCGCCGGGTCTCGTCGATCCGGTCGGACCTCGCGACCCGCCGGGCGCCCCGACCGGGCCTGCAGTCCGGGACAGGGCGCGGGCTAGGGGGGCGAGACGGTGA
- a CDS encoding nitroreductase encodes MTEAAGVLELIRTRRSVGKFRPDPVPRAILEQALDAAVWVPNHRLTEPWRFFVLSGGAKERFAAIRRDFRRTLMPNPDAPEVQAALERVYRDAADTPVIVVVTSHLADDPEVREEDLWATFGAAYAFMLALWSFGVGTYFRTGGLRDHPPLREFLGLGADRRIVGVVYAGYPLEVPQRRRTPAAQKTVWMDD; translated from the coding sequence ATGACGGAAGCGGCAGGCGTGTTGGAGCTGATCCGCACAAGGCGCAGCGTCGGCAAGTTCCGCCCCGACCCCGTGCCGAGGGCGATCCTCGAACAGGCGCTGGATGCCGCGGTCTGGGTCCCCAACCACCGCCTGACCGAGCCGTGGCGGTTCTTCGTGCTGTCCGGCGGCGCGAAGGAACGGTTCGCGGCCATCCGGCGGGACTTCCGCCGCACGCTGATGCCCAACCCCGACGCGCCGGAGGTCCAGGCGGCACTGGAGCGCGTCTATCGCGACGCGGCCGACACGCCGGTCATCGTTGTCGTGACCTCGCACCTCGCCGACGACCCCGAGGTCCGGGAGGAGGACCTGTGGGCCACGTTCGGCGCCGCCTACGCGTTCATGCTGGCCCTGTGGAGCTTCGGCGTCGGGACGTACTTCCGTACCGGCGGGCTGCGCGATCACCCGCCGCTGCGCGAGTTCCTCGGCCTGGGCGCAGACCGCCGCATCGTCGGCGTCGTCTACGCAGGGTATCCCCTGGAAGTGCCGCAGCGCCGGCGCACCCCGGCGGCCCAGAAGACCGTGTGGATGGACGACTGA
- a CDS encoding cytochrome c biogenesis protein CcdA, which yields MPEVGLIVAFGAGVLGFLSPCILPLVPGYVAFVSGVSVAELQGGGCAPLARVLVGSLLFVVGFSVVFTSLGASASLLGTLVLEYRSALTRAGGAVVIAMGLVLLGVLRIPALYRERRIPFTQNRWGIWGALPLGMAFGFAWTPCVGPTLAAILTLATTAGTVQDGARLLFVYSLGLGLPFLVTAAVLSSAVGALRWVTRHGRAIETAGGLLLLVMGGAMVTDSLFALNAWLFRIIPFRPAL from the coding sequence ATGCCGGAGGTCGGTCTGATCGTGGCGTTCGGGGCCGGGGTGCTGGGGTTCCTCTCCCCGTGCATCCTCCCGCTGGTGCCGGGTTACGTCGCGTTCGTCTCCGGGGTGTCGGTGGCCGAACTCCAGGGCGGCGGGTGCGCCCCCCTGGCCCGCGTTCTGGTCGGCAGCCTGCTGTTCGTGGTGGGATTCTCGGTCGTCTTCACGTCCCTCGGCGCTTCGGCCTCGCTGTTGGGGACTCTGGTCCTGGAGTACCGGTCGGCCCTGACGCGCGCCGGCGGAGCGGTCGTCATCGCCATGGGCCTCGTCCTGCTCGGCGTCCTCCGGATCCCCGCCCTGTATCGCGAGCGCCGGATTCCGTTCACGCAGAACCGGTGGGGGATATGGGGCGCGCTGCCGTTGGGGATGGCGTTCGGGTTCGCGTGGACGCCGTGCGTAGGGCCCACCCTGGCCGCGATCCTGACCCTGGCGACCACCGCGGGCACGGTACAGGACGGCGCGCGGTTGCTGTTCGTCTACTCCCTGGGGCTGGGCCTGCCCTTCCTCGTCACGGCCGCGGTCCTCTCAAGCGCCGTCGGCGCGCTGCGCTGGGTGACGCGGCACGGACGCGCGATCGAGACCGCCGGAGGGCTGCTGCTGTTGGTGATGGGCGGTGCGATGGTCACCGACTCTCTGTTCGCGCTCAACGCCTGGCTGTTCCGGATCATCCCGTTCCGCCCGGCCCTCTGA
- a CDS encoding 2-oxoacid:acceptor oxidoreductase subunit alpha, translated as MRTNRLKLLVGGVQLRDGVTTVTDLLGKIFTRAGLYAIAMEKGYASTIYGAHQYDPMLVTETPAVSYGDPDIDILVALDYDTNPDAKQQPNRDTVLRHGGFLRDGGILLYDASTGEIPTDDLEARGVKVFPIPARKIAHTELKKEVVKNIIMTGALFRLVDFDNDTAYLTQLLEERFLRKGRELVDLNLQAAARGREAVEKILAERGYELTVRLEPRPAKKAVYVSGNDCLGAGAIAGGVRFYAGYPITPASGILEFMERYLPKYGGRVLQGQNERESIRAAIGAALAGARAMIGSSGPGISLKVEEIGVIGATETPVIVVDAQRAGPSTGMPTRPEQGDLNLVLGSGHGDIPRIVIAPGTIEECYTLMLEACELSDKYQCPVFFLTDLNLSEGKKTVLEEVFAHRPKVTRHAIVREDDVRGKTYRRYEITESGISPRSVPGTPGAIFKTSGAEHDEFGFVSIDPAKRAAMMEKRMRKMDTYLREDWKPPQVFGEVRGAPVIVGWGNTRPVLEEARAVLQARGIKAALVHFTHVWPLRRDALDALLADAGPVVVVEQNYSGQFADLLQQELLIPTRRVLKYNGIPMHPTEVADAVQKALEREGAVVRIGGTAPVKVEVGRNEHEGD; from the coding sequence GTGAGGACGAACCGCCTCAAACTGCTGGTCGGCGGCGTGCAGCTCCGCGACGGTGTGACGACCGTCACCGACCTGCTCGGCAAGATCTTCACCCGCGCCGGGCTGTACGCGATCGCGATGGAGAAGGGGTACGCGTCGACGATCTACGGCGCGCACCAGTACGACCCTATGCTCGTCACGGAGACGCCGGCGGTCTCCTACGGCGACCCCGACATCGACATCCTCGTCGCACTGGACTACGACACGAACCCCGACGCGAAGCAGCAGCCCAACCGCGACACCGTCCTGCGTCACGGAGGCTTTTTGCGAGACGGCGGGATCCTGCTGTACGACGCTTCGACAGGCGAGATCCCCACCGACGACCTGGAAGCGCGCGGGGTCAAGGTGTTCCCGATCCCGGCCCGCAAGATCGCGCATACTGAACTGAAGAAGGAAGTGGTCAAGAACATCATCATGACCGGTGCGCTGTTCCGGCTGGTGGACTTCGACAACGACACCGCCTATCTGACGCAGCTGCTGGAGGAGCGTTTTTTGCGCAAGGGCCGCGAACTCGTCGATCTCAACCTCCAGGCGGCCGCCCGCGGGCGGGAGGCGGTCGAGAAGATCCTCGCCGAGCGCGGCTACGAGCTGACGGTGCGGCTGGAGCCCCGTCCGGCCAAGAAGGCGGTGTACGTCTCGGGCAACGACTGCCTGGGTGCCGGGGCCATCGCTGGCGGCGTGCGCTTCTACGCGGGATATCCAATCACGCCCGCCAGCGGCATCCTCGAGTTCATGGAGCGGTACCTGCCGAAGTACGGTGGCCGCGTCCTGCAGGGGCAGAACGAACGCGAGAGCATCCGCGCGGCGATCGGCGCGGCGCTGGCCGGCGCGCGCGCGATGATCGGGAGCTCCGGTCCCGGGATCTCGTTGAAGGTCGAGGAGATCGGCGTCATCGGCGCGACCGAGACGCCGGTGATCGTCGTCGACGCACAGCGGGCGGGCCCTTCGACCGGCATGCCGACGCGCCCGGAGCAGGGTGACCTCAACCTCGTCCTGGGATCCGGACACGGCGACATCCCGCGCATAGTGATCGCGCCGGGTACGATCGAGGAGTGCTACACGCTGATGCTCGAGGCGTGCGAGCTGTCCGACAAGTACCAGTGCCCGGTGTTCTTTCTCACCGATCTCAACCTCTCCGAGGGCAAGAAGACCGTCCTGGAGGAGGTCTTCGCGCACCGGCCGAAGGTCACGCGCCACGCGATCGTCCGCGAAGACGACGTACGGGGGAAGACCTACCGGCGCTACGAGATCACCGAGTCGGGGATCTCCCCGCGCAGCGTGCCCGGGACCCCGGGGGCGATCTTCAAGACCAGCGGCGCCGAACACGACGAGTTCGGGTTCGTCTCGATCGACCCGGCCAAGCGCGCGGCGATGATGGAAAAGCGCATGCGCAAGATGGACACCTACCTGCGCGAGGACTGGAAGCCGCCGCAGGTCTTCGGGGAGGTGCGCGGCGCGCCCGTGATTGTCGGCTGGGGCAACACCCGGCCCGTGCTCGAAGAGGCCCGTGCGGTTCTCCAGGCGCGGGGCATAAAGGCCGCGCTGGTGCACTTCACGCACGTCTGGCCGCTGCGCCGGGACGCGCTGGACGCGCTGCTGGCGGACGCCGGCCCCGTGGTCGTCGTCGAGCAGAACTACAGCGGCCAGTTCGCCGACCTGCTGCAGCAGGAGCTGCTGATCCCCACGCGCCGGGTGCTGAAGTACAACGGGATCCCAATGCACCCGACCGAGGTGGCCGATGCGGTCCAGAAGGCACTGGAGCGCGAAGGAGCGGTCGTCCGGATCGGAGGCACGGCGCCGGTGAAGGTGGAGGTGGGGCGCAATGAGCACGAAGGGGACTAA
- a CDS encoding thiamine pyrophosphate-dependent enzyme, translating to MSTKGTKIWDENAVPKHRIQWCPGCGDFGVLAALKQALTELEIVPHELLLIGGIGCSGQIRNYLNGNAFHGTHGGALAYAVGAKMANPDLKVVALAGDGDTLAIGIENFVHVCRRDPDMVLLVMNNGVYGLTKGQDSPTAGLGQEREEFSEEHPPMVDPLLLALASEATFVAQSFSGDVKHATRMFVEAFQHPGFAFINDFSPCVTYNKFNTYEWFRDHVEHVPPDHDASSKDAAWALVRDFARRGKVPLGVVYRNPRRCKRFERLPMWEDELGEVDLEPVLAAFR from the coding sequence ATGAGCACGAAGGGGACTAAGATCTGGGACGAAAACGCCGTCCCCAAGCACCGGATCCAGTGGTGTCCGGGGTGCGGGGATTTTGGCGTGCTGGCCGCTCTCAAGCAGGCGCTGACCGAGCTGGAGATCGTGCCGCACGAACTGCTGCTGATCGGCGGGATCGGCTGCTCCGGACAGATCCGAAACTACCTGAACGGCAACGCGTTCCACGGCACCCACGGCGGCGCGCTCGCCTACGCGGTCGGCGCCAAGATGGCGAACCCGGACCTGAAGGTCGTCGCGCTGGCCGGTGACGGCGACACGCTGGCGATCGGCATCGAGAACTTCGTGCACGTCTGCCGGCGCGACCCAGACATGGTGCTGCTGGTGATGAACAACGGCGTCTACGGGCTGACGAAGGGGCAGGACTCGCCGACCGCGGGGCTGGGGCAGGAGCGGGAGGAGTTCAGCGAGGAGCACCCCCCGATGGTGGATCCGCTGCTGCTGGCGCTGGCGAGCGAGGCGACATTCGTGGCGCAGTCGTTCAGCGGTGACGTGAAGCACGCGACGCGGATGTTCGTCGAAGCGTTTCAGCACCCGGGGTTCGCGTTCATCAACGACTTCTCGCCGTGCGTGACGTACAACAAGTTCAACACCTACGAGTGGTTCCGTGACCACGTCGAGCACGTTCCGCCCGACCACGACGCGTCCAGCAAGGACGCCGCGTGGGCGCTGGTCCGCGACTTCGCCCGGCGGGGCAAGGTCCCCCTGGGGGTGGTGTACCGCAACCCGCGCAGGTGCAAGCGCTTCGAGCGGCTCCCGATGTGGGAGGATGAGCTCGGGGAGGTCGACCTGGAGCCGGTCCTTGCGGCGTTCCGGTAG
- a CDS encoding DMT family transporter, with translation MSLHPSGGGVLGTVARSSPDRAAHLGLAALVGGAAGIAFAPIFVRLSEVEPSATAFWRMAFALPLLWLWRERERRVLQTARPLARDVPRLVAAGVFFAGDLAVWHWSIRFTTVANATLLANFAPIFVALGAYLLFGERFTRTFLAALALAICGAILLMGASVRLGAQSVLGDVLGIATAVFYASYILAVGRLRARLSTATVMTWSSAVTAAALLPIALLSRESLMAPSLRGWLVLVGLAVISQFVGQSLIAYALAHLPAAFSSLVLLLQPVLAAVFAWLLLGERLAPLQVAGGAAVLVAISLARGGVRRGPDPVPGRLS, from the coding sequence GTGTCGCTGCATCCCTCCGGCGGCGGCGTCCTCGGGACGGTCGCTCGTTCGTCACCGGATCGTGCTGCGCACCTCGGTCTGGCGGCGCTGGTGGGGGGCGCCGCCGGCATCGCGTTCGCGCCCATCTTCGTGCGGCTGAGCGAGGTTGAACCGTCGGCGACCGCCTTCTGGCGCATGGCGTTTGCGTTGCCGCTGTTGTGGCTGTGGCGAGAGCGGGAGCGGCGCGTCCTGCAGACCGCGCGTCCCCTCGCCCGGGACGTCCCGCGGCTGGTCGCCGCGGGCGTGTTCTTTGCCGGTGATCTGGCGGTCTGGCATTGGTCGATCCGGTTCACGACGGTCGCCAACGCCACGTTGCTCGCGAACTTCGCCCCGATCTTCGTCGCGCTGGGTGCGTATCTGCTCTTCGGGGAGCGGTTCACCCGCACGTTTTTGGCCGCGCTCGCTCTGGCCATCTGCGGTGCGATCCTGCTGATGGGAGCGAGCGTGCGGCTGGGCGCGCAGAGCGTCCTGGGCGATGTACTGGGGATCGCGACCGCGGTGTTCTACGCTTCGTACATCCTCGCGGTCGGGCGACTCCGCGCGCGCCTGTCGACCGCGACGGTGATGACGTGGAGCAGCGCGGTGACCGCGGCGGCGTTGCTGCCGATCGCGCTGCTGTCGAGGGAGAGCCTGATGGCGCCCTCGCTGCGCGGGTGGCTGGTGCTGGTGGGGCTGGCCGTCATCAGCCAGTTCGTCGGCCAGAGCCTGATCGCCTATGCGCTCGCCCACCTGCCGGCCGCCTTCTCGTCCCTGGTCCTGCTGCTGCAACCCGTGCTGGCAGCGGTCTTCGCCTGGCTGTTGCTGGGGGAACGGTTGGCGCCGCTGCAGGTCGCGGGCGGGGCGGCCGTCCTCGTCGCGATCTCGTTGGCACGCGGCGGTGTCCGCAGGGGGCCAGACCCGGTGCCCGGGCGGCTCAGTTGA
- a CDS encoding zinc ribbon domain-containing protein codes for MPMYEYACAECGQRFERLVPSSADADRMTCEHCGATEVRRLVSVFATAKANGDGGCCGGGCCRVN; via the coding sequence ATGCCGATGTACGAGTACGCCTGTGCGGAGTGCGGGCAACGGTTCGAGCGGCTTGTGCCCAGCAGTGCGGACGCCGACCGGATGACCTGCGAGCACTGCGGCGCGACGGAGGTTCGCCGTTTGGTCTCGGTGTTCGCCACCGCGAAGGCAAACGGCGACGGCGGCTGCTGCGGCGGCGGGTGCTGCCGGGTCAACTGA
- a CDS encoding dienelactone hydrolase family protein, whose translation MEAMRTAHVEVPVEGVVLSGDIAVPADARGVVLFAHGTGSGRFSPRNRFVAQALQRAGLATFLVDLLTEQEERADSRTAELRFDVDLLARRVVGLAEWLTRDPNSTGLRVGLFGASTGAAAALVAAAQRPDGIGAVVSRGGRPDLAREALVQVRAPTLLIVGGRDWPVMRLNEEAYADLRCPKRLEIVPGAGHLFEEPGALERVAELAADWFRQHLAGQPARPA comes from the coding sequence ATGGAAGCGATGCGGACGGCTCACGTGGAGGTTCCCGTGGAAGGCGTCGTCCTGAGCGGAGACATCGCGGTGCCCGCGGACGCGCGCGGGGTGGTGCTGTTCGCGCACGGCACAGGGAGCGGCCGGTTCAGCCCACGCAACCGGTTCGTGGCGCAGGCGTTGCAGCGCGCCGGGCTGGCGACGTTCCTCGTGGACCTGCTGACCGAACAGGAGGAACGGGCGGATTCGCGCACGGCCGAGCTGCGGTTCGACGTCGATCTGCTGGCGCGGCGGGTGGTGGGCCTGGCGGAGTGGCTGACCCGCGACCCGAACTCGACCGGTCTGCGGGTGGGGCTGTTCGGGGCGAGCACGGGCGCAGCCGCAGCCCTGGTGGCCGCCGCGCAGCGACCGGACGGGATCGGCGCGGTGGTCTCACGCGGCGGGCGGCCGGACCTGGCGCGCGAAGCACTTGTTCAGGTTCGCGCGCCCACGCTGCTGATCGTCGGAGGCAGGGACTGGCCGGTGATGCGGTTGAACGAGGAAGCCTACGCCGACCTGCGCTGTCCCAAGCGCCTGGAAATCGTCCCTGGGGCGGGTCACCTCTTCGAGGAACCCGGCGCCCTGGAACGGGTCGCCGAACTCGCCGCGGATTGGTTCCGCCAGCACCTCGCCGGCCAGCCCGCCCGACCGGCGTAG
- a CDS encoding metal-dependent transcriptional regulator, which yields MMTEQVTQATQDYLKVIYKLGQAGGPVTTNAIADRMGVAPASVTKMVKRLAKDGLLTHTPYYGVRLTGRGERAALEVIRHHRLLELYLTQRLGLPIDEAHAEAERLEHALSEAVEERIARVLGNPRSDPHGDPIPSADGEVDEQVHPALADATPGRSVVVARVSDSDPVRLRRIAALGLLPGVRVRVLSRSPDGGVTVHAGAGRARRVSGRVARGIFVREVAG from the coding sequence ATGATGACAGAACAGGTCACGCAGGCCACGCAGGACTACCTCAAGGTCATCTACAAGCTCGGCCAGGCCGGTGGCCCGGTGACGACCAACGCCATCGCCGACCGCATGGGCGTGGCGCCGGCTTCGGTGACGAAGATGGTGAAGCGGCTCGCCAAGGACGGGCTGCTCACGCACACCCCCTATTACGGCGTGCGCCTCACCGGCCGTGGGGAGCGGGCCGCGCTGGAGGTCATCCGCCACCACAGGCTGCTCGAACTGTACCTGACCCAGAGGCTCGGTCTGCCCATCGACGAGGCGCACGCCGAGGCCGAACGGCTCGAACACGCGCTGTCGGAGGCCGTCGAGGAGCGGATCGCGCGGGTGCTGGGCAACCCCCGTTCGGACCCCCACGGCGACCCGATCCCGTCCGCCGACGGGGAGGTCGACGAACAGGTGCACCCAGCTCTCGCCGACGCCACACCCGGTCGCTCGGTCGTCGTCGCGCGCGTCAGCGACAGCGACCCCGTGCGCCTGAGGCGCATCGCCGCGCTGGGCCTGCTGCCCGGCGTGCGCGTCCGCGTGCTGTCCCGCTCGCCCGACGGCGGGGTCACGGTCCATGCCGGCGCGGGCCGAGCGCGCCGGGTCTCCGGGCGGGTGGCCCGTGGGATCTTCGTCCGGGAGGTGGCGGGTTGA